A window of Cryptomeria japonica chromosome 3, Sugi_1.0, whole genome shotgun sequence contains these coding sequences:
- the LOC131066654 gene encoding protease Do-like 8, chloroplastic, with the protein MCQSQKFNKAKVQSHPKVEPPHFETPLIGQGNSVMSSKRYYEAIDLYTLAISLSGDNAVYYCNRAAAHTQVGKYIEAIEDCNKSIQLDPCYSKAYSRLGLVYYAQGKYHDAIQKGFEKALELKTHNTSVKENIRTANDYNTRDFKTAKDTHIPSTVVLLSGPVRLQALAPVFDRVPGGVSSMYRREMGLRRIFVQTDIGNVLGIEVDRDDKVQTIKKKLFLLSGQREIENEAYALGDPTVTIEEVTPPVPPTGKLYPSKERTVELFERNTYSVVNIFDVTLRPQLNMTGMVEVPEGNGSGIVWDEQGHIVTNYHVIGNALSKNPSHNQVVARVNILASDGVQKSFEGTLVGADRTKDLAVLKIDAPNELLRPVEVGKSSTLKVGQRCLAIGNPFGFDHTLTAGVLSGLNREIFSKAGVTIRGGIQTDAAINPGNSGGPLLNSKGKVIGINTAIFTQTGTSAGVGFAIPSDIVLKIIPQLIQSGKVVRPGLNIEIALDAIANQLNVRTGALVLSVPGESAAANSGLIPTKRGFAGKIILGDVIIGVENSPIKNSTELSKVSEDYSVGNMVMQYVKCKKKKHNTKLSWQTCTKCGSI; encoded by the exons ATGTGCCAAAGTCAGAAATTTAATAAGGCTAAAGTACAATCTCATCCAAAAGTAGAGCCTCCTCATTTTGAGACTCCCCTAATTGGACAAGGCAATTCAGTTATGTCTTCAAAAAGATATTATGAGGCAATTGATCTGTATACATTGGCCATATCATTGTCTGGAGATAATGCTGTATATTATTGTAACAGGGCAGCCGCTCATACTCAGGTTGGCAAATATATTGAAGCTATAGAAGACTGTAACAAATCTATTCAGCTAGACCCATGCTATAGTAAAGCTTATAGCCGTTTAGGCTTGGTTTATTATGCACAGGGAAAATATCATGATGCTATACAGAAAGGTTTTGAGAAAGCTTTGGAATTAAAGACACACAACACTTCTGTCAAAGAGAATATTCGAACAGCAAATGACTATAATACGAGGGACTTCAAGACGGCTAAAGATACACATATTCCAAGTACTGTTGTTTTACT TTCTGGTCCAGTGCGCCTTCAAGCACTAGCTCCAGTGTTTGACAGAGTTCCTGGTGGGGTATCTAGTATGTACAGAAGAGAAATGGGCCTCCGTCGAATTTTTGTGCAGACAGATATTGGTAATGTCTTGGGTATAGAGGTGGACAGGGATGACAAGGTTCAGACAATAAAAAAGAAGCTCTTCCTCTTGAGTGGTCAGAGGGAGAT TGAAAATGAAGCATATGCTCTGGGGGATCCAACAGTAACCATTGAAGAAGTGACACCACCTGTTCCACCTACTGGGAAACTTTACCCATCTAAGGAGAGAACTGTGGAGCTCTTTGAAAGGAACACTTATTCTGTGGTTAATATTTTTGATGTAACCCTACGCCCTCAATTGAACATGACAGGAATGGTTGAGGTTCCTGAAGGCAATGGTTCTGGAATAGTCTGGGATGAACAAGGTCATATTGTGACAAATTATCATGTGATTGGTAATGCTCTCTCAAAGAATCCCAGCCACAACCAAGTTGTAGCCCGAGTTAATATTCTTGCATCTGATGGGGTTCAGAAGAGTTTTGAGGGTACATTGGTTGGTGCAGATCGTACAAAGGATCTTGCTGTTTTGAAGATAGATGCCCCCAATGAGCTTTTGCGACCAGTTGAAGTTGGGAAATCATCCACACTCAAAGTAGGTCAACGATGCCTCGCAATTGGCAACCCATTTGGTTTTGACCACACTTTGACTGCCGGGGTTCTTAGTGGATTGAACCGGGAAATATTTAGTAAAGCGGGTGTGACTATTCGTGGTGGTATTCAGACAGATGCAGCAATCAATCCTGGAAATAGTGGTGGTCCTCTACTAAACTCTAAAGGAAAAGTAATTGGTATCAACACCGCAATATTTACTCAAACAGGGACATCGGCAGGAGTAGGTTTTGCTATTCCATCTGACATAGTCCTTAAAATTATACCTCAGCTGATCCAATCTGGAAAGGTAGTCCGTCCAGGTTTGAATATAGAGATAGCTCTAGATGCGATTGCAAATCAATTAAATGTCAGAACTGGGGCTCTTGTATTGTCGGTTCCTGGTGAAAGTGCTGCAGCAAACTCAGGGTTGATTCCAACAAAGAGAGGATTTGCTGGTAAAATAATTCTTGGAGATGTAATAATTGGAGTCGAGAATTCACCTATAAAAAATTCTACAGAACTTTCCAAAGTTTCAGAAGATTATAGTGTGGGAAATATGGTGATGCAAtatgtaaaatgtaaaaaaaaaaaacacaacacgAAACTTTCCTGGCAGACAtgtacaaaatgtggaagcatttaA